A genomic segment from Paramixta manurensis encodes:
- a CDS encoding GolD/DthD family dehydrogenase translates to MTSEYDVNLRYGVDTSGSLAGKVAVVTGGLGGIAMASNRMLLDKGARLALLYPAFEADKVADIAAGLDAQQVCFIECDVTNADSVEQAFSTVDQHYGQLDILLNCAGYVMLQPVLETEFGEWEKQLAVNLTGPFLCSQAAARRMVKAGNGGKIINIASQAATIAIDCHVAYTSAKAGLIGMTKVMAKELAPYKITVNTLSPTVVLTPMGEKAWRGEKGEAMKKLIPLGRFAYTDEIAAAVLFFAGNGSDMITGADLLIDGGFTIW, encoded by the coding sequence ATGACCAGTGAATATGATGTCAACCTACGCTACGGCGTGGATACCAGCGGGAGCCTGGCAGGAAAAGTCGCGGTGGTGACCGGTGGATTAGGCGGTATCGCGATGGCCAGCAATCGAATGCTGTTGGACAAGGGCGCGCGTCTCGCACTGCTCTATCCGGCGTTTGAGGCGGATAAAGTGGCTGATATTGCCGCAGGATTGGATGCGCAACAGGTCTGTTTTATCGAATGTGATGTCACGAATGCCGACTCGGTGGAACAGGCGTTTAGCACTGTCGACCAGCACTATGGGCAACTCGATATTTTGTTGAATTGCGCCGGTTATGTGATGTTGCAACCGGTGCTGGAGACGGAATTCGGCGAATGGGAAAAACAACTGGCGGTTAACCTGACTGGGCCTTTCCTGTGCTCGCAGGCGGCGGCGCGGCGCATGGTTAAGGCCGGCAACGGCGGGAAAATTATCAATATCGCCTCACAGGCCGCCACCATCGCTATTGATTGCCATGTGGCTTACACCTCGGCGAAAGCCGGGTTAATTGGCATGACCAAAGTGATGGCGAAAGAGTTAGCGCCTTACAAGATTACGGTTAACACCCTCTCACCCACTGTGGTGCTCACCCCAATGGGCGAAAAAGCCTGGCGCGGTGAGAAGGGCGAGGCAATGAAAAAATTGATTCCGCTCGGGCGTTTTGCCTATACGGATGAAATTGCCGCTGCGGTACTGTTTTTTGCCGGTAACGGCAGCGACATGATAACCGGCGCCGATCTGCTGATCGACGGTGGTTTCACCATTTGGTAG
- a CDS encoding ABC transporter permease, which produces MNQKYLLYMYLLKARTFIALLIVIGFFSVMVPNFLTTSNLLIMTQHVAITGLLAIGMTLVILTGGIDLSVGAVAGICGMVAGALLTNGIPLWDHQILFLNVPEVILTVAVFGVLIGLVNGAVITRLGVAPFICTLGMMYVARGAALLYNDGGTYANLVGMPELGNTGFALLGSGTVLGVYIPIWLMIGFLLLGLWLTRKTPLGRYIYAAGGNESAARLAGVPIVKVKVFVYAFSGLCAALVGLIVASQLQTAHPMTGNMFEMDAIGATVLGGTALAGGRGRVSGSIIGAFVIVFLADGMVMMGVSDFWQMVIKGVVIVTAVVIDQFQQRLQSKVTLLRRHEKKQAAAPLSEVSHG; this is translated from the coding sequence ATGAACCAGAAATACTTGCTGTATATGTATCTGTTAAAGGCGCGCACCTTTATTGCGTTGTTAATTGTGATTGGCTTTTTTAGCGTAATGGTGCCGAACTTTTTGACCACCTCGAATCTGTTAATTATGACGCAACATGTGGCGATCACCGGCCTGCTGGCGATTGGTATGACGCTAGTCATTCTGACCGGCGGTATTGACCTTTCGGTGGGCGCGGTGGCCGGTATTTGCGGCATGGTCGCCGGGGCGTTGCTGACTAACGGTATTCCGCTATGGGACCATCAAATCCTGTTTCTTAATGTGCCGGAAGTGATTCTAACGGTGGCGGTTTTTGGGGTGTTAATCGGCTTGGTGAATGGCGCGGTGATCACCCGGCTCGGCGTTGCGCCATTTATTTGTACGCTCGGCATGATGTATGTCGCGCGCGGCGCGGCTCTGCTGTACAACGACGGCGGTACTTACGCCAACCTGGTGGGTATGCCGGAGTTGGGTAATACCGGCTTTGCGCTGCTGGGTTCGGGGACGGTTCTTGGGGTGTACATTCCTATCTGGCTGATGATTGGGTTTCTGCTGCTGGGGTTGTGGCTGACGCGCAAAACCCCGTTAGGGCGTTATATCTACGCCGCTGGCGGTAATGAGTCCGCCGCCCGGCTAGCCGGGGTGCCGATCGTGAAAGTAAAAGTCTTTGTGTATGCTTTTTCCGGCTTGTGCGCCGCATTAGTGGGGCTGATTGTCGCATCACAATTACAAACCGCACACCCGATGACCGGCAACATGTTTGAGATGGACGCGATAGGCGCCACGGTACTGGGCGGAACCGCGTTGGCGGGCGGACGCGGGCGCGTTTCAGGTTCGATTATCGGCGCGTTTGTGATTGTGTTCCTCGCTGATGGCATGGTGATGATGGGGGTGAGCGACTTCTGGCAAATGGTCATCAAGGGCGTGGTCATTGTTACCGCCGTGGTTATCGACCAGTTCCAGCAACGCCTACAGAGCAAGGTGACATTGCTACGCCGCCATGAAAAAAAGCAGGCCGCCGCACCGCTCTCTGAGGTCAGCCATGGCTAG
- a CDS encoding DUF2291 family protein, whose product MSRGTWLAIAALMLGGCRIVSQQELADLKNPPNPHMANITQTWQQKIVPQIAADAKPLDELLKALHAAKDFDTACKTLGYRSQEENPCVFAVSLSGSVTALNTTSRSGKMTLTQADGQAAVVQLGPIIRGTALRDAYKGTSYQDFNDQVLFGDYGRAINNQATAMMQAVKPKTGDRLAVIGVFSSWDIPETAPEITPARVTRQ is encoded by the coding sequence ATGTCGAGAGGAACCTGGCTGGCTATTGCCGCGCTGATGTTGGGTGGATGCCGCATCGTCTCGCAGCAGGAGCTGGCAGACCTTAAAAATCCGCCGAATCCGCATATGGCGAATATCACGCAAACCTGGCAGCAGAAAATCGTGCCGCAAATTGCGGCGGATGCCAAACCGCTGGATGAACTGTTGAAAGCGCTGCACGCCGCAAAAGATTTTGATACCGCCTGTAAGACGTTGGGCTATCGCAGCCAGGAGGAAAACCCCTGCGTATTCGCGGTGAGCCTGAGCGGCAGTGTGACAGCGCTAAATACCACCTCGCGCAGCGGCAAAATGACGTTAACGCAGGCGGATGGGCAGGCTGCCGTGGTGCAACTGGGGCCGATTATTCGCGGCACTGCGCTACGCGATGCCTATAAAGGGACGAGTTATCAGGACTTTAACGATCAGGTGTTGTTTGGCGATTATGGGCGCGCCATTAACAACCAGGCCACGGCCATGATGCAAGCGGTGAAACCGAAAACCGGCGACCGGCTGGCGGTGATTGGCGTCTTCAGTAGCTGGGACATTCCTGAAACGGCACCGGAGATTACCCCGGCGCGCGTGACACGTCAGTAG
- a CDS encoding NAD(P)-dependent alcohol dehydrogenase encodes MKTIGYAALQSDTPLVPFSFERRPLRDNDVSIEILYSGVCHSDLHQTRNDWQEWGATVYPCIPGHEIIGRVTEIGPNVRHINIGQMVAVGTIIDSCQECDQCRRHEEQMCREFPTVTYNGRDRISGEITYGGYSKHIVVREEFVLNLPAGLDPARAAPLLCAGITVYSPLRTWNVGPGSRVGVIGIGGLGHLAVRLAAGLGAEVTVITRSEDKAAEAHKLGAEHVLLSSSSQAMKAAASSFDVIIDTIPSPHDASPYVELLDVEGALVIVGNLGKMAEFSTLPLILGRRRITGSPSGGIAETQEMLDFCGRKGILPECEIIPMQQINHAFERMERGDVKYRFVIDMSSLALSETPS; translated from the coding sequence ATGAAAACGATTGGTTATGCGGCATTACAGTCTGATACGCCTCTGGTGCCTTTTTCTTTTGAGCGCCGACCACTACGCGATAATGATGTTTCTATCGAAATACTTTACTCAGGTGTTTGTCACAGCGACTTGCATCAAACCAGAAATGACTGGCAAGAATGGGGAGCGACAGTTTATCCGTGTATTCCCGGCCACGAAATTATTGGACGCGTAACAGAAATCGGCCCCAATGTACGTCACATAAATATCGGTCAAATGGTGGCGGTCGGGACTATTATTGATAGCTGCCAAGAATGTGATCAATGTCGTCGGCACGAAGAGCAAATGTGCCGAGAGTTTCCAACCGTAACTTATAATGGTCGCGACCGTATTTCCGGTGAAATTACCTATGGCGGCTACTCAAAACATATTGTGGTACGTGAAGAGTTTGTATTAAACCTTCCTGCCGGATTGGATCCTGCGCGTGCTGCCCCATTATTATGTGCTGGTATCACAGTCTATTCTCCACTACGCACCTGGAATGTCGGGCCGGGTTCACGGGTTGGCGTAATCGGAATTGGTGGCCTTGGTCACTTGGCAGTGCGTCTGGCGGCGGGTTTAGGTGCCGAGGTGACGGTCATTACCCGTAGTGAGGATAAAGCAGCAGAGGCGCATAAATTAGGGGCGGAGCACGTCTTATTATCCAGTTCTTCGCAGGCGATGAAGGCGGCCGCCTCATCATTTGATGTGATTATTGACACGATTCCTTCGCCGCATGATGCTTCTCCCTACGTTGAATTACTGGACGTTGAGGGGGCGCTGGTCATTGTCGGTAACCTCGGGAAAATGGCGGAATTTAGCACGTTGCCGCTTATCCTTGGGCGACGACGCATTACCGGCTCGCCTTCCGGCGGTATTGCGGAAACGCAGGAGATGCTCGATTTTTGCGGCAGAAAAGGCATTCTTCCCGAGTGTGAAATTATTCCTATGCAGCAAATAAACCACGCCTTCGAACGGATGGAGCGTGGCGATGTGAAATACCGTTTCGTGATTGATATGTCTTCCCTCGCGCTGAGTGAAACACCGTCGTAA
- a CDS encoding D-ribose ABC transporter substrate-binding protein — MKTRLMLLSLATACAFSHTAFAAEKGTIMILVNSLDNPYYASEAKGANLKAQALGYKTSVLSHGEDVKKQSELIDAAIGKKVQGIILDNADSTASVAAIKKAKDAGIPVVLINREIPVDDVALEQITHNNFQAGSDVANVFVEKMGEKGKYAELTCNLADNNCVTRSKSFHQVIDQYPDMQSVAKQDAKGTLIDGKRIMDSILQAHPDVKGVICGNGPVALGVIAALKAAGRSDVTVVGIDGSNDERDAVKAGTLKATVMLQAQAIAAQGVSDLDNFIQHGTKPAKQRVMFRGILINQGNADKVHDFNFKS; from the coding sequence ATGAAAACGCGTTTAATGTTATTAAGCCTCGCAACCGCCTGTGCTTTCTCCCATACCGCTTTCGCCGCAGAGAAAGGCACCATTATGATCCTGGTTAACTCACTGGATAACCCTTACTACGCGTCGGAAGCGAAAGGCGCCAACCTAAAAGCGCAGGCGCTGGGTTATAAGACCTCGGTCTTGTCGCACGGCGAAGATGTGAAAAAGCAGAGCGAGTTGATCGATGCGGCAATTGGGAAAAAAGTGCAGGGCATCATCCTCGATAATGCAGACTCCACCGCCAGCGTGGCGGCGATTAAAAAAGCCAAAGATGCCGGGATCCCGGTGGTGCTCATCAACCGCGAAATCCCGGTTGATGACGTGGCGCTGGAACAAATTACCCACAATAACTTCCAGGCCGGTTCCGACGTGGCTAACGTATTTGTCGAGAAGATGGGAGAGAAAGGAAAGTACGCCGAACTGACGTGCAACCTTGCGGATAATAACTGTGTGACCCGCTCCAAATCTTTCCATCAGGTTATTGACCAATATCCTGATATGCAAAGCGTCGCCAAACAAGATGCGAAAGGCACCTTGATTGATGGCAAACGCATTATGGATAGCATCTTGCAGGCGCACCCCGATGTAAAAGGCGTCATCTGCGGCAATGGACCGGTTGCGCTGGGCGTGATTGCGGCATTAAAAGCGGCCGGTCGTAGTGATGTCACGGTGGTGGGGATTGATGGCAGTAACGACGAACGTGATGCGGTTAAAGCCGGCACGCTGAAAGCTACGGTAATGTTGCAGGCGCAGGCGATTGCCGCTCAGGGCGTCAGCGACCTCGATAACTTTATTCAACATGGCACTAAGCCCGCCAAACAACGGGTGATGTTCCGCGGCATTCTGATCAACCAAGGCAACGCCGATAAAGTCCATGATTTCAACTTTAAGTCGTAG
- a CDS encoding FGGY family carbohydrate kinase encodes MARDIIIALDEGTSNVKAVAIDPAGRVVAKVARPLSVLTPQPGWVEQDGEELVAGSLTVLREAIARVGETRIAALAISNQRETVIGWERATSLPLAPALTWQCSRSAAFCEQLRRDKQEARIRSVTGLPIAPLFSASKMRWLLDSLDEGDMRAASGEICLGTIDAWLLWRLTGGAQFRCDVSNAARTQLFNLQRGEWDAEMLALFGIPVAALPEVRPSSGAFGVTAGVDGIPAGLPILAMIGDSHAALYGHGLGKAGGVKATYGTGSSVMAPLPVADTAITQLATTIAWHDGERYVYGLEGNIPHTGDGVAWMAQMTGLTDGKGQVLSQALHDLPASVASTGGVYFVPALTGYGAPWWDDRARGTVSGLSRGTSRAHLIRAAIEAIAYQIADVIDAMRQHPDFHLHTLMVDGGPTQNAWLMQFQADLLGCPVARSDTPELSALGAGLLARRALGQLNDSQLLPLLPEHDLWQPDERRHVLYQQSLAGWRDAVQRTLWQPHGV; translated from the coding sequence ATGGCTAGAGACATCATTATTGCGCTGGATGAAGGGACCAGTAATGTTAAGGCGGTAGCCATTGATCCGGCAGGCCGGGTGGTGGCGAAAGTTGCGCGTCCGCTCAGCGTTCTGACGCCGCAACCAGGCTGGGTCGAGCAGGATGGCGAGGAACTGGTCGCCGGTTCATTAACCGTATTACGTGAGGCGATCGCGCGGGTAGGCGAAACGCGGATTGCGGCGTTGGCCATTAGCAACCAACGTGAAACGGTGATTGGCTGGGAGCGCGCGACATCGTTGCCGCTGGCACCGGCGTTGACCTGGCAGTGTTCCCGGTCGGCGGCATTTTGTGAACAGCTACGGCGTGATAAACAGGAAGCCCGCATCAGGTCGGTGACCGGTTTGCCGATTGCGCCGTTATTCTCCGCCTCGAAAATGCGCTGGTTGCTGGACAGCTTAGACGAGGGCGATATGCGCGCCGCCAGCGGCGAGATCTGTCTGGGAACTATTGATGCCTGGCTACTCTGGCGTTTAACCGGCGGCGCACAGTTTCGTTGCGATGTTTCAAATGCCGCGCGCACGCAATTATTTAATCTGCAACGCGGCGAATGGGATGCTGAGATGCTGGCATTGTTTGGTATTCCCGTCGCGGCATTGCCTGAAGTGCGCCCTTCCAGCGGTGCGTTTGGCGTTACCGCAGGCGTGGACGGAATACCGGCAGGTTTACCGATCCTCGCCATGATTGGCGATTCACACGCGGCGCTGTATGGACACGGTCTCGGTAAAGCCGGAGGGGTTAAGGCCACTTATGGAACCGGGTCGTCGGTGATGGCGCCGTTGCCGGTGGCGGATACCGCCATAACCCAATTGGCGACCACTATCGCCTGGCACGATGGCGAGCGATACGTGTATGGGCTGGAGGGGAATATTCCCCATACCGGCGATGGCGTGGCATGGATGGCGCAAATGACCGGACTGACGGACGGCAAAGGGCAAGTGCTAAGCCAGGCATTGCACGATCTGCCCGCCAGCGTCGCCTCCACCGGCGGGGTCTATTTTGTTCCGGCGTTGACCGGTTATGGCGCGCCCTGGTGGGATGACCGCGCGCGAGGCACGGTGAGCGGCCTGAGCCGGGGAACCAGCCGGGCGCACCTGATTCGCGCCGCGATTGAGGCGATAGCGTACCAAATTGCAGACGTGATTGACGCCATGCGCCAACATCCCGATTTTCATCTTCATACCCTCATGGTTGACGGCGGTCCGACGCAAAATGCCTGGCTGATGCAGTTTCAGGCGGATTTGCTCGGTTGCCCGGTGGCGCGTAGCGACACGCCGGAGTTGTCGGCGTTGGGCGCGGGGCTACTGGCGCGCCGGGCGCTGGGGCAGCTTAACGATTCACAACTGTTGCCGTTGCTACCCGAGCACGATTTATGGCAGCCGGATGAGCGGCGGCATGTGCTGTATCAACAAAGCCTGGCGGGGTGGCGCGACGCGGTGCAACGCACGTTATGGCAACCGCACGGCGTATAA
- a CDS encoding AraC family transcriptional regulator: MIYTSDHHDETRRLETADLRAQLAQRIGTLVGDNQQVVTSIAGLSLAHLYEPLPPMSWLYEPSISLIVQGAKRVALGESTYIYNESRFLLTAVNLPMMTEVLQASRQQPFTSLLLRFDLSLARQLIAELKLQGTVAHEQGPGLATGPATQDLLGAMARLVDLLDKPADIPHLGKLIQQEILYRILTGPTGALFCETVLSGTRSQRTAIAINWIRENFVAPLKMDELAKMAGMGVSTLHHHFRRMTAMSPLQYQKQLRLHEARRLLLSEDLDAATVAMRVGYESATQFNREYRRMFGVPPIRDREQLRSTLIRAR, encoded by the coding sequence ATGATTTATACCTCTGACCATCATGACGAGACACGGCGCCTGGAAACGGCGGACCTGCGTGCGCAACTGGCACAGCGTATCGGTACCCTTGTTGGTGATAATCAGCAGGTTGTCACCTCCATCGCCGGGCTAAGTCTGGCGCACTTATATGAACCGCTTCCGCCAATGAGTTGGCTGTATGAACCCAGCATTTCACTGATTGTTCAGGGGGCGAAGCGAGTGGCGCTGGGCGAATCTACCTATATCTACAACGAATCTCGCTTTTTGCTCACCGCAGTTAATTTGCCGATGATGACCGAGGTACTTCAGGCTAGTCGGCAGCAGCCTTTTACTTCGCTGCTATTACGCTTTGATTTATCGTTAGCGCGCCAATTGATTGCGGAACTCAAGCTTCAGGGAACGGTGGCTCACGAGCAGGGACCCGGGCTGGCAACGGGCCCAGCCACTCAAGATTTACTCGGTGCCATGGCGCGCCTGGTCGACTTATTGGATAAGCCCGCTGATATTCCTCATTTGGGGAAGTTGATTCAGCAAGAGATCTTGTACCGTATTTTGACGGGGCCAACCGGCGCTCTGTTTTGTGAAACGGTACTATCAGGAACGCGCAGTCAGCGCACCGCGATTGCAATTAACTGGATACGCGAAAATTTTGTCGCGCCGTTAAAAATGGATGAACTGGCAAAAATGGCCGGGATGGGCGTTTCCACGCTCCATCATCATTTTCGTCGTATGACCGCCATGAGCCCATTGCAGTACCAAAAACAGCTTAGGTTGCATGAGGCCCGGCGTTTACTGTTGAGCGAGGATCTGGATGCGGCAACGGTGGCAATGCGGGTGGGTTATGAAAGTGCGACACAATTTAACCGGGAGTATCGCCGGATGTTTGGCGTACCGCCGATTCGGGATCGCGAGCAGTTACGATCTACCCTTATTCGGGCACGGTGA
- a CDS encoding sugar ABC transporter ATP-binding protein, with product MAEMQTEREAVTAPSDVIIETRNLSRVYPGVTALDQVNYRVWRNKVNVLIGENGAGKSTMMKMLAGVETPSGGEILLDGKPVSLTSTHQAEKHGISIIFQELNLFPNMNVMDNIFIANEFFQRGRINEKYQYQLAKALLERLELDVDPYTQLNELGIGHQQLVEIARALSKDTRVLIMDEPTSALSQSEVKVLFNVIEQLKRRGVTIIYISHRLEELMEIGDHITIFRDGRFISAREVSEASVPWIIEQMVGDKKKHFDYQPAPQGETVLEVSGLTALRQNGGYRLKDVTFNLRKGEVVGIYGLLGAGRTELFKGLIGLMGCQQGSVTLNGECLDRHNFQQRLKKGIALVPEDRQAEGMVQLMSIKTNMTLSALSLRGFRWAFNRLSPAKEQSDVERMIQQLAIKVSDSDLPITSLSGGNQQKVVLGKALLTEPEVVLLDEPTRGIDVGAKTDVYHLIGRMAQQGLAVMFSSSELDEVMALADRVLVMADGGITADLPRAEVTREKLIRASTPHE from the coding sequence ATGGCGGAAATGCAGACTGAACGCGAAGCGGTGACGGCTCCATCCGATGTCATTATTGAAACGCGCAACCTGTCGCGGGTCTATCCCGGTGTTACCGCGTTAGATCAGGTTAATTACCGGGTCTGGCGTAACAAGGTGAATGTTCTGATTGGGGAAAATGGCGCCGGTAAGTCAACCATGATGAAAATGTTAGCCGGAGTAGAAACACCCTCCGGCGGAGAGATATTACTGGACGGTAAGCCAGTCAGTCTTACCTCCACGCATCAGGCAGAAAAACATGGGATCAGCATTATTTTTCAAGAGTTGAACCTCTTTCCCAATATGAACGTGATGGACAACATCTTTATCGCCAACGAATTTTTCCAGCGCGGGCGGATCAACGAAAAGTATCAATATCAGTTGGCGAAAGCGCTACTGGAGCGGCTGGAGCTGGATGTGGACCCGTATACCCAATTGAACGAATTGGGTATTGGCCATCAGCAACTGGTCGAGATTGCTCGCGCGTTATCAAAAGATACCCGGGTGCTGATTATGGATGAACCGACCTCGGCGTTAAGCCAGTCGGAAGTCAAAGTCCTGTTTAACGTGATTGAGCAGCTCAAGCGCCGTGGCGTCACCATCATCTACATTTCGCATCGGCTAGAAGAGTTAATGGAGATTGGCGATCACATCACCATTTTTCGCGATGGGCGCTTTATTAGCGCACGCGAAGTCAGTGAAGCCAGCGTGCCGTGGATTATTGAACAGATGGTGGGCGATAAGAAAAAACATTTTGATTATCAACCGGCGCCGCAGGGCGAAACCGTGCTGGAAGTTAGCGGCCTCACCGCGCTGCGCCAAAACGGCGGTTATCGCTTGAAGGATGTGACCTTCAACCTACGCAAAGGCGAGGTGGTGGGTATTTATGGTCTGTTAGGCGCCGGGCGAACCGAGTTGTTTAAAGGGTTGATCGGTTTAATGGGTTGCCAGCAGGGATCGGTAACGCTGAACGGTGAATGTCTCGATCGGCACAACTTTCAACAGCGTCTGAAAAAAGGCATTGCGCTGGTACCGGAAGATCGGCAGGCGGAAGGCATGGTGCAGTTAATGTCGATCAAAACCAATATGACGCTCAGTGCCCTTAGCCTGCGCGGGTTTCGTTGGGCGTTTAACCGGCTTAGTCCGGCTAAAGAGCAGAGCGATGTTGAGCGCATGATCCAGCAACTGGCCATTAAAGTGAGCGACAGTGACTTACCCATCACCTCGCTGAGCGGCGGTAACCAGCAAAAAGTGGTGTTAGGCAAAGCGCTACTCACTGAGCCGGAGGTGGTGCTGTTGGATGAGCCAACGCGTGGGATTGATGTTGGCGCGAAAACCGATGTTTATCACTTGATTGGTCGCATGGCGCAACAGGGGTTAGCGGTGATGTTCTCCTCTTCGGAGTTGGATGAAGTGATGGCGTTAGCCGATCGCGTGTTGGTGATGGCTGACGGCGGTATCACTGCGGATTTACCGCGGGCCGAGGTAACGCGAGAAAAACTGATTCGCGCCTCAACGCCACATGAATAA
- a CDS encoding glucose 1-dehydrogenase produces the protein MKRDFQQQTVVITGACRGIGAGIAERFARDGANLVMVSNAERVFTTAEQLRARYGVEILARQVDVTDEEQVQALYQQAFERFGRIDVSIQNAGVITIDYFDKMPKQDFEKILAVNTTGVWLCCREAAKYMVKQQRGSLINTSSGQGRQGFIYTPHYAASKMGVIGITQSLAQELAPWHITVNAFCPGIIESEMWDYNDRVWGEILSSEEKRYGKGELMAEWVENIPLKRAGQPEDVAGLVAFLASDDARYITGQTINVDGGLIMS, from the coding sequence ATGAAACGTGATTTTCAACAGCAAACCGTGGTGATCACCGGGGCTTGTCGCGGCATTGGCGCCGGGATTGCCGAGCGTTTTGCGCGCGATGGCGCTAACCTGGTGATGGTCTCTAACGCCGAGCGAGTTTTCACCACGGCAGAGCAACTCCGCGCGCGCTATGGCGTAGAGATTCTGGCGCGTCAGGTAGATGTGACCGATGAGGAGCAGGTACAAGCGCTATATCAGCAGGCGTTTGAGCGTTTTGGGCGTATTGATGTTTCTATTCAAAACGCAGGCGTGATTACTATTGATTACTTTGACAAAATGCCGAAGCAGGATTTCGAGAAAATTCTCGCGGTAAATACCACCGGCGTGTGGCTATGTTGCCGCGAGGCGGCGAAATATATGGTGAAACAGCAGCGTGGAAGCTTAATTAATACCTCTTCCGGGCAGGGACGACAGGGTTTTATTTATACCCCGCACTATGCCGCCAGTAAAATGGGCGTAATTGGGATTACGCAGAGTCTGGCGCAAGAATTGGCGCCTTGGCACATTACGGTGAATGCGTTTTGCCCGGGAATCATTGAAAGCGAGATGTGGGATTACAACGATCGTGTCTGGGGGGAAATCCTCAGTAGCGAGGAAAAACGTTACGGTAAAGGCGAGTTGATGGCGGAGTGGGTAGAAAATATTCCGTTGAAACGGGCCGGTCAACCCGAGGATGTCGCAGGCCTGGTCGCGTTTCTTGCGTCGGACGACGCTCGCTATATTACCGGCCAAACCATCAATGTAGATGGCGGATTAATTATGTCCTGA
- a CDS encoding transketolase family protein — protein MQDLRDAVIATLVTAQQQGADLSVMVADSTSTSKIAPFESAFPERVINVGIAEQNMVGMAAGVALSGRTVFTANAAPFLFARSNEQMKNDICYSNTNVKMLGLNAGFAYGPLGATHHCMNDIAIARSLGNLQIFAPADAIQASAITRYAIAHPGPVYIRMDSDKVPLLHDEHYQFVPGKPEVLQHGQETVVFCLGTLAHEALAANQQNITIVSLPSLHPLDTQAVRKLIAAHQRVITMEEHVLSGGLGSIIGELLHQHGMRQRLITLGLPPYEFTHSSSRAALRRQFSIDAEGLRQTLQRAELHAVS, from the coding sequence ATGCAAGATTTACGTGATGCGGTGATCGCCACTCTGGTAACCGCGCAGCAGCAAGGGGCGGATTTAAGTGTGATGGTGGCGGATTCAACCTCCACCTCGAAAATTGCGCCTTTTGAAAGCGCGTTTCCTGAGCGGGTAATTAACGTAGGGATTGCCGAACAGAATATGGTCGGCATGGCGGCTGGCGTTGCGCTCAGTGGCCGAACGGTGTTCACCGCCAATGCGGCGCCTTTCTTATTCGCACGCTCCAATGAGCAAATGAAAAATGACATTTGTTACTCCAACACCAATGTGAAAATGCTGGGTCTGAATGCCGGATTCGCTTATGGGCCGCTCGGTGCGACGCACCACTGCATGAATGATATTGCCATTGCCCGCTCGCTGGGGAATTTGCAAATTTTCGCCCCGGCGGATGCCATTCAGGCCAGTGCGATTACGCGCTATGCGATTGCACACCCCGGCCCGGTGTATATCCGTATGGACAGTGACAAAGTACCGCTCCTGCATGATGAGCATTATCAGTTCGTGCCCGGTAAACCCGAGGTGTTGCAGCACGGGCAAGAGACGGTGGTGTTTTGTCTCGGTACCCTGGCGCATGAAGCATTGGCGGCGAACCAACAGAACATCACGATTGTGTCTCTGCCTTCGCTGCACCCGCTGGATACGCAGGCGGTACGAAAACTGATTGCGGCCCATCAACGTGTGATCACCATGGAAGAGCATGTATTAAGCGGCGGCCTTGGCAGCATTATTGGCGAGCTACTGCACCAGCATGGCATGCGGCAACGTTTGATCACCTTAGGTCTCCCGCCGTATGAATTTACCCATAGCAGCAGCCGCGCCGCGTTACGCCGCCAGTTCAGTATTGATGCCGAAGGGTTGAGGCAGACACTACAACGCGCCGAATTACATGCGGTTTCCTAA